TCCGGGCGAAGGGCGTCCATTTTCACTTTCATCTCTTGTTGAGCTTTATAGTTCTTTAACATTAATGGCATCAATATCAATCGAATCGCCACAGTAATCAGGATAATCGCAAAACCGTAATTTCCATTGAATGTATCACCAAGGTAGTGGAGAAGCCATTCCATCGGTCTGACAAATGTACTGTAGAAAAATCCGGTTTTATTTTCCACTGCCGAACAACCACTCAAAAATATAGCAGTAATTGCCAATAAACTAACGAGCCCTATTCTTTTCTTCAATGATTTCACCTACGCTATCTCAAACTAAAGAAAATTATACAGCAAACAGCGGAAAATTTACAGTGAATCATCTTTTTCTAGTGTAAAATGAAAGTAATTTCCGTCCATGTCCATACGGAAGCGCCGCGGTGTCACCCCTGTATACTTTTTAAAGACACGTGTAAAATAGCTTTGATTGCAGAAATGGAACCTCTTGGCAATATCCGCGATTTTCTGATCTGTAAAACGTAAATGGTACTGCACTTCCTCGATTTTTCGCATAGTAATATATTCGACTAATGTAATACCCGTACATTCTCGGAATATGCGTGAGAGATGACTTGTACTCACATTGAAATGCTTGGCAATTTCATCTACAATCAGTTGGCCCTCAACATTTTCATTGATATGAAAAATCACATCATTCACTGTCTCATGCGGCAGGGAAGGTTTTATTTTGCCCTTAAGGATGTAGTAATAGAAACCAATCAGTTCACTGCTGATTTCTTTTATATTATCCGAATGCAAGTATTCTTCAATCAGTTCAATACAGGCAGCATTGAATGTAAAGGCATCTTTATCAGTCAGCACAGACTCCTCTCTCAACCGTCTGCTGACAAAAGAGGATAGTACTATTAGGTAGTATTTGATAACCTGTAATGTAAATCCCGGTGTATGGATATGCAATATGTCGTGAATGCAGAAAAGTGTATGACAGGCTTCGTCTTTCTTCAAATCAAAGATTTGATCCAACAACTCATTTTCCAGCTTAAAAAAACCGGCAGCCGCCTGTGTTCCTCCAACGTCTTCAATCCCGTTGATTACATCCCGCGTGGAAGCTTCTGTCCTATCGCCAGTCACGAGTATCACCCCACCCATTCTATGTATATATGACCATTGATGCCTCATTACTTTACGTATACCATTTTACCTTATTTTACGAGATTATCTACCTTTTCTCTATTTACTGATATATATACAACAAAGCGCCTCATGATATGAGGCGCTTTTAGTATTATTATGATTGGTTAGAATTGTTATTTTTTTCCGCCTCTTTTGTTGATTCGTCTTTATTATAAAGCGGCTCGTTATCTGATTTGTCTTCGTTCTTCTTGTACAGGCCATCTTTTTCCGAAGACTTTTTATCTGGATCCTGCACTTCCTGATTATAATAATGGACACTTGTCTGTGCCCCTTCAGATACCATATTATTATCATCAAAATCCGTCGGGTCAGAGTGACCGACTTTCTCTGCTGACTGATCAACTAACTTATTGTTGTTCATGAATGTATCGACTTTTTCTTTCAGCATACCCATTGTTTCCATCGCTTTATCACGATTTTCTTTTTTACTGAAATATGCGTAAGCACCTGCTGCCAGTGTTGCCATTAATAAACCATTTGATTTTTTAGCCATATTTACCATCCTCCGTCGTAATTAAATTGTA
The Sporosarcina sp. P33 genome window above contains:
- a CDS encoding AraC family transcriptional regulator, yielding MTGDRTEASTRDVINGIEDVGGTQAAAGFFKLENELLDQIFDLKKDEACHTLFCIHDILHIHTPGFTLQVIKYYLIVLSSFVSRRLREESVLTDKDAFTFNAACIELIEEYLHSDNIKEISSELIGFYYYILKGKIKPSLPHETVNDVIFHINENVEGQLIVDEIAKHFNVSTSHLSRIFRECTGITLVEYITMRKIEEVQYHLRFTDQKIADIAKRFHFCNQSYFTRVFKKYTGVTPRRFRMDMDGNYFHFTLEKDDSL